In the genome of Microbacterium paraoxydans, the window CTCCCCCGAGCGCCAGAGGGGCGGGGAGGCGGCGTGCGGGGGTCACCTCTCGACACTATCGGAGCCTCCGCGCGCACCTGTCCTCCACGGCACCGTCCTCCTGGAGGACGAGCGCACCGCACCAGGGAATCGTCCTGCAGGAGGACGCGCCGCGGCGCGGCGGTCCGTAGCGTGGGGACCATGATCACCGCAGAAGGCCTCACCAAGAGATTCGGGGACAAGACCGCCGTCGACGGCGTGTCCTTCACCGTGCAGCCGGGGACCGTCACCGGCTTCCTCGGACCGAACGGCGCAGGGAAGTCGACGACCATGCGCATGATCGTCGGGCTGGACCGTCCGACGGCGGGCCGGGCGACCGTCGCCGGCCAGGAGTATCGCAAGCTCCGGGCGCCCCTCACCGAGGTCGGCGTGCTCCTCGATGCCAAGGCCGTGCACACCGGTCGGACCGCGCGCGACCACCTCCGGGCCATGGCCGCCACGCACGGCATCCCGACGTCGCGCGTCGACGAGGTCATCGAGCTCGCCGGCATCGGCGCGGTCGCCCGCAAGCGCGCCGGGAAGTTCTCCCTCGGCATGGGGCAGCGCCTCGGGATCGCCTCCGCACTGCTCGGCGACCCGCACACCCTCATCCTCGACGAGCCGGTCAACGGCCTCGACCCGGAGGGCGTCCGCTGGGTGCGGCAGTTCGTCCGGCATGCCGCCTCCGAGGGCCGGACGGTCCTGCTGTCCAGTCACCTCATGAGCGAGATGGCGCAGACCGCAGACCACGTCATCGTGATGGGACGGGGCAAGGTCCTCGCCGACGCTCCGCTGGCCGAGCTGGTGCGCTCCTGGACGACCAACCGCGTGCGCGTGCGGACACCCCGCCCCACCGACCTCGTGGCCGCGGTGGGCGGTCCGGACGTGGAGATCGTCAGCGCCGCTCCCGATCTGCTCGACATCGCGGGGCTCCCGGCAGCGCGCATCGGCGACCTCGCCGCGGAGCGCGGGATCCCGCTGCACGAACTCACCCCGACCACCGGATCCCTCGAAGAGGCCTACCTCGCCCTCACCGGCGACGCCGTCGAGTACCGCACGAAGGAGCTCTCATGACCGCCGCCCCCGCCGTGACGACCCCGGCCGTCGCGCCCCCAGCCGTCGACTCGGGTCGCCGCCTCACCTTCGCACGAGCCGTGCGCGGCGAGGCGATCAAGCTCATCACCCTCCGGTCGACGTGGTGGTCCATCGCGATCGCCGCCGTGCTCACGATCGGCATCGCCGTCCTCATCGCCCAGGCGATCGATGCCCCCGGGTTCGACCCGATCCAGGCCGTCGTCATGCCGATCCAGTTCACGATGCTGCTCGCCGGCATCATCGGAGCGATCTCGGTGACCGGCGAGTACTCCACGGGCATGATCCGCTCGACGCTGACCGCCGACCCGATCCGCGGGTCCGTGCTGCTGGCGAAGTCGCTCGTGCTCGCGGGCTTCCTCTTCCTGTCGTCGCTGGTCATCTTCGGCGTCGCCGCGGTCGCCGTGTCCGCCGTGGTCGCGGGACGGGAGCAGGGCATCGACTGGTCGGACCCCGCGGCCTCCGTCCTGCCGATCGTGGTCGCCTCCCTCGCCATGGCCGTCTTCGCGCTGATCGGCGTGGCGTTCGGCTTCATCCTGCGCTCGGGTGCCGGAGCGATCGCGGCGACGGTCGGTCTGCTGTTCGTCCTGCCGATCGTCGCGAGCTTCTTCGCGATGGCGGGAGAGGCCTGGGCCTGGGTGATCGACGCCTCCGCCTACCTGCCGGTCGCCGCCGCGCAGAGCGCGATCCTGCCCGGTGACGCGGCGACACTGGATGCGCCAGTCGCCTTCCTCACCCTCGGCTGTTGGGTGGTCGGCGGTCTGCTGGCCGCGTGGGCCGTCCTCCGCACGCGCGACGCGTAGGAGACCGGGTGCCGGCGAAGCGACGCGGAACGGACACCGTCCGGGAGGACGAGGGGCTGCGGCTCCCTCGTCCTCCCGGCGTGTTCCGGCGTTTCTGGGCGCGCCATCCCGTCCTCGCCGACGTCCTGCTCACCCTGCTCTGCATCGTCCTCACGATCACACCCGCCGCGCGCATCGACGATGCCGACCGCGGCCCCGTCGGGCTCGTGCTCGCCGCCCTGCTGCCGCTCTGCGTGGTCGCCGCCTCCGCCACCCTGCTCTGGCGCCGACGGAAGCCGTGGCTCCCCGCGATCGCCGCGATCCTGCTCGAGGTCTTCCTGCTTTTCACCGCGCTGCCGGGAAGCAGCCCGCTGCTGCTTTTCGCCGGCTACTCCCTCGCCGTCTACCGCTCCACCCGTGCCGCGTGGACCGCTTTCGGCATCGGCGTCGCAGCCAGCGCCTCGGGAGCCGGACTTCTCCTCTGGGCCGGCGTCTTCACACTCCAAGAGGCGGTCAACGCCCTGCTCGGCACGGTCGTGCTCGGTCTCATCGGCACCCTGATCGGCGCGAACGTCGGCAACCGGAAGCGCTACCTGGACGCCGTCATCGACCGCTCCCGGCAGCTCCTCGTGGAGCGCGACCAGCAGGCGCAGCTCGCCGCAGCGGCGGAGCGGGCGCGGATCGCACGCGAGATGCACGACATCGTGTCGCACTCCCTGACCGTGGTCGTGGCGCTGTCCGAGGGTGCGGCCGCCACCCCGGACCGCGAACAGGCGCGCGCGGCGGCCACCTCTGCGGCGGACACCGCCCGCAGCGCGCTCACGCAGATGCGGGCGATGCTCGGCGTGCTCCGGGACGACGACGCCCCGCTCCTCCTCGCGCCGGTCTCGCCCGCCTCTCCACAGGAGACCGTCGCGGCGGCGCAGCGGACCGGTTATCCGGTCACCCTCGCCACGACGGGGCAGGCGGATGTCTCGTCCGACGTCGCCCATGCGCTCGGACGGATCGTGCAGGAGGGGGTGACGAACGCGATGCGGCACGCGCCGACCGCGACGGCCGCGGCCGTGCGTCTGGAGTACGCGCCCGCTACCGTGGTCGTCGAGATCGTCAACGACGGCGTCGCGGGCTCTCCGGGCGAAGGAGGCTTCGGTCTCCGAGGTCTCCAGGAACGCGCTGCCCACGTGCACGGCACACTGGAGTCACGGCCGGACGGCGCGGGCCGATGGATCCTCCGTGCCGTCCTGCCGACAGAGGAGGAGAACAGATGACATCGCCCATCCGTGTGCTCCTGGTCGACGACCAGGAGCTGATCCGCCTGGGGTTCCGCATGGTCCTGGAGGCGGAGCCCGACATCGTCGTGATCGGCGAAGCCGCCGACGGGAAGGCGGCGATCGCGCAGAGCGCCGCGCTCGCCCCGGACCTCGTGCTGATGGACATCCGCATGCCCGAGCTCGACGGGATCGCGGCGACGACGGCCATCGTCGGCGCCCACCCCGAGACGAAGGTGCTCGTCCTCACCACCTTCGACCTCGACGAGTACGCCTTCGGCGCGATCCGGGCCGGTGCCAGCGGGTTCCTCCTGAAAGACGCCCAGCGCCACGAGATGCTCTCCGCCGTCCGTGCCGTCCATCGCGGAGACGCCGCGCTGGCGCCGCGGGTGACCCGCGTGCTGCTGGAGCACGTCGGCTCGCAGCTCGGAACCAGCGCCCTCGACGAGGTCGACGACGCCGGGTACCGCTCCCTGACCGAGCGCGAGCGCGAGGTGTTCGTCGCGATCGGCCGCGGGCTCACCAACGCCGAGATCGCGGCGTCCCTCTACGTCGGCGAGTCCACCGTCAAGACGCATGTCGGGCGGATCCTGGCGAA includes:
- a CDS encoding ABC transporter ATP-binding protein — encoded protein: MITAEGLTKRFGDKTAVDGVSFTVQPGTVTGFLGPNGAGKSTTMRMIVGLDRPTAGRATVAGQEYRKLRAPLTEVGVLLDAKAVHTGRTARDHLRAMAATHGIPTSRVDEVIELAGIGAVARKRAGKFSLGMGQRLGIASALLGDPHTLILDEPVNGLDPEGVRWVRQFVRHAASEGRTVLLSSHLMSEMAQTADHVIVMGRGKVLADAPLAELVRSWTTNRVRVRTPRPTDLVAAVGGPDVEIVSAAPDLLDIAGLPAARIGDLAAERGIPLHELTPTTGSLEEAYLALTGDAVEYRTKELS
- a CDS encoding ABC-2 transporter permease, whose amino-acid sequence is MTAAPAVTTPAVAPPAVDSGRRLTFARAVRGEAIKLITLRSTWWSIAIAAVLTIGIAVLIAQAIDAPGFDPIQAVVMPIQFTMLLAGIIGAISVTGEYSTGMIRSTLTADPIRGSVLLAKSLVLAGFLFLSSLVIFGVAAVAVSAVVAGREQGIDWSDPAASVLPIVVASLAMAVFALIGVAFGFILRSGAGAIAATVGLLFVLPIVASFFAMAGEAWAWVIDASAYLPVAAAQSAILPGDAATLDAPVAFLTLGCWVVGGLLAAWAVLRTRDA
- a CDS encoding sensor histidine kinase: MPAKRRGTDTVREDEGLRLPRPPGVFRRFWARHPVLADVLLTLLCIVLTITPAARIDDADRGPVGLVLAALLPLCVVAASATLLWRRRKPWLPAIAAILLEVFLLFTALPGSSPLLLFAGYSLAVYRSTRAAWTAFGIGVAASASGAGLLLWAGVFTLQEAVNALLGTVVLGLIGTLIGANVGNRKRYLDAVIDRSRQLLVERDQQAQLAAAAERARIAREMHDIVSHSLTVVVALSEGAAATPDREQARAAATSAADTARSALTQMRAMLGVLRDDDAPLLLAPVSPASPQETVAAAQRTGYPVTLATTGQADVSSDVAHALGRIVQEGVTNAMRHAPTATAAAVRLEYAPATVVVEIVNDGVAGSPGEGGFGLRGLQERAAHVHGTLESRPDGAGRWILRAVLPTEEENR
- a CDS encoding response regulator — encoded protein: MTSPIRVLLVDDQELIRLGFRMVLEAEPDIVVIGEAADGKAAIAQSAALAPDLVLMDIRMPELDGIAATTAIVGAHPETKVLVLTTFDLDEYAFGAIRAGASGFLLKDAQRHEMLSAVRAVHRGDAALAPRVTRVLLEHVGSQLGTSALDEVDDAGYRSLTEREREVFVAIGRGLTNAEIAASLYVGESTVKTHVGRILAKLGARDRIHAVILAHRLGLVGR